One window of the Runella slithyformis DSM 19594 genome contains the following:
- a CDS encoding transposase, with protein sequence MIDDFFFERSRERIKSLQSNGQRPLLLWDESKIEKSESWFLEGLCSVESCKGKRLTKIRKGFYKPPTQRICVPGFHWTATLLSALGQTPSVCQMSWWTSRGKYQEVGTNIIFRMLKKLHKTIGSSVLHVLDRGYANAWTIEWMNEFKQDFLVRWKKTHLLCHSEKGTKQTHLLARSFKAVGRKMLRDNQRKISKYVTIAYTQVTHADFKDKSLWLIIVRDKKSLQPPMYLLTSIAITNTRLAWEMCHSYMHRWNIEQTFRCSKAELGMESPRLWFWENRLKLLAIVALVYDFLLMLLRNWSHWIPLFLRHWCHRTGNRYRNASIPIYRLRLAISHVLYTACCACQTSG encoded by the coding sequence TTGATTGATGACTTTTTCTTTGAACGTAGCCGTGAGCGAATTAAGTCCTTACAATCCAATGGTCAACGTCCTTTACTGCTGTGGGATGAGAGTAAGATTGAAAAGAGTGAATCATGGTTTTTGGAAGGCTTATGCAGTGTGGAAAGCTGTAAAGGCAAAAGATTGACCAAAATAAGAAAAGGCTTTTATAAGCCACCTACTCAACGCATTTGTGTGCCCGGCTTTCATTGGACAGCTACCCTTTTGTCAGCTTTGGGACAAACTCCAAGTGTATGTCAGATGAGTTGGTGGACATCAAGGGGTAAATATCAGGAAGTAGGGACCAACATTATCTTTCGGATGCTCAAAAAGCTCCATAAAACCATTGGAAGCAGCGTTCTGCATGTGTTAGACCGAGGTTATGCCAATGCCTGGACGATTGAATGGATGAATGAGTTTAAACAGGACTTTTTAGTTCGTTGGAAGAAAACACATCTATTATGCCATTCTGAAAAAGGAACCAAACAGACTCATTTATTAGCTCGCTCTTTCAAAGCAGTGGGGCGTAAAATGCTTCGTGATAACCAACGCAAAATCAGTAAGTATGTCACGATCGCTTACACACAGGTCACTCACGCTGATTTCAAAGATAAATCCCTATGGCTCATTATCGTACGTGACAAAAAAAGTTTACAGCCCCCTATGTATCTGCTAACCTCCATTGCCATTACCAATACTCGATTGGCTTGGGAGATGTGTCATTCTTATATGCATCGCTGGAATATAGAGCAAACCTTTAGATGTAGTAAAGCCGAATTGGGTATGGAGTCACCCAGGCTTTGGTTCTGGGAAAATAGACTCAAATTACTTGCTATTGTAGCATTAGTCTATGATTTTCTGCTGATGTTATTGAGAAATTGGAGCCATTGGATTCCGCTTTTTCTCAGACATTGGTGCCATAGAACAGGAAATCGGTACCGAAACGCTTCGATACCGATTTACAGATTAAGACTCGCCATCTCCCACGTGCTTTACACTGCTTGTTGCGCTTGCCAAACTTCGGGATGA
- a CDS encoding response regulator codes for MGYKILIIEDEDFIRENIAEMLNLSGFKVETAINGRDGIDKLNIFQPDLILCDISMPIMNGYQVLETVRNSDKHAHTPFIFLTSMANPGEVRKGLSNGANDYITKPFRFNDLIIGIERQLGDG; via the coding sequence ATGGGTTACAAAATATTGATTATAGAGGATGAAGACTTTATTCGGGAAAATATCGCAGAAATGCTGAACCTTTCCGGATTCAAAGTGGAAACGGCCATTAACGGAAGGGACGGTATTGATAAACTCAACATCTTTCAGCCCGACCTCATTTTGTGCGATATCTCAATGCCAATCATGAACGGGTATCAAGTGCTGGAAACAGTACGTAATTCCGACAAACATGCCCATACGCCCTTCATTTTTTTGACCTCGATGGCCAATCCCGGTGAAGTACGTAAAGGCCTATCCAATGGAGCCAATGATTATATCACCAAACCGTTTCGGTTCAATGACCTGATCATAGGCATTGAGCGGCAATTGGGGGATGGATAA
- a CDS encoding PAS domain-containing sensor histidine kinase gives MELTLTPGLTYRPLVGVFMCRPVKNIDNQLIDLKIIWQNSKIKSNDAVFFPAPDVCLSAYEDIGIFLPDSFWHDLETQGVAIYNLEGVYTGVEWQVLETDDSYLLTVRTTSTQINDLENTRKQLFLANERVRLATWAGKLGIWEYKSQTMKYDWDEVAYQIHGVPIGAEITAEYYLTLVHPEDQPYILEKKAQDDFSIKPIRIIRPDNGQIRYVKSEAMNIATQEGIVVDMIGVVSDITESHLAQLALAESEKRFRAIFNSAFQFIALTDIHGIVLEVNQTALDSGNLRLEEVVGKSFWETYWWQISPHTMEQLRESIALAREGHFVHYEVDHFGKNRTVITVDFSINPIVNDEGKVVLLLMEGHDITEKKRTRAALIESEQRFRDIAENVDELFWICPVDEFRFLYMNFAYERLSGKSRESLYENSLSFLDFVLEEDREAIKNLSRTDLNPIRSPEFRVKNKEGEIRWLSGRIFIIRDEFGNARRRIGIASDITSQKEKEFLLTDLLDKEKELNQLKSQFVAFVSHEFRTPLTTIQSSIELMEHYLFQAEESKLSPTIASKVKHHVSVIHSKICFFADLLTDTLTINQIEAGKISFRPCLMDIAAFTQKLLMEYFHDRPDGRQVDLELTGRPVLVAVDEKLMTRILINLLSNAFKFSQTNPVLRLLYEEDKLKIEITDQGIGIPEEDIPRLFNSFFRAGNVGKIAGTGLGLQITRQLVELHSGVISVNSQQNVGTTMTIVLPLANEK, from the coding sequence ATGGAATTGACCCTTACCCCCGGCTTAACGTACCGGCCCTTGGTTGGGGTATTCATGTGCCGGCCCGTTAAGAATATCGATAATCAACTCATTGATTTAAAGATCATTTGGCAAAATTCAAAAATAAAAAGTAATGATGCGGTTTTTTTTCCGGCACCGGACGTTTGTCTTTCGGCCTATGAAGACATTGGTATTTTTCTTCCCGATTCTTTTTGGCACGACCTCGAAACGCAGGGCGTTGCTATATATAACCTTGAAGGTGTCTATACGGGGGTTGAATGGCAGGTGCTGGAAACGGACGATAGCTACCTGCTCACCGTACGTACAACCTCTACGCAGATTAATGATCTTGAAAATACCCGCAAACAGTTATTTTTGGCCAATGAACGGGTCAGATTAGCCACTTGGGCAGGTAAGCTGGGTATTTGGGAATACAAAAGCCAAACCATGAAGTATGATTGGGACGAAGTGGCCTATCAAATTCACGGCGTTCCGATAGGCGCTGAAATTACGGCTGAGTATTATCTCACATTGGTACATCCGGAAGATCAGCCCTACATTCTGGAAAAGAAAGCTCAGGATGATTTCAGTATCAAACCGATCCGAATCATTCGGCCCGACAATGGTCAGATTCGGTACGTCAAGAGTGAAGCGATGAATATCGCCACCCAAGAGGGGATTGTGGTCGATATGATCGGCGTGGTTTCGGATATTACGGAAAGTCATTTGGCACAGCTCGCCCTGGCAGAAAGTGAAAAGCGCTTTAGAGCGATCTTCAACTCCGCTTTTCAGTTTATTGCCCTGACCGATATCCATGGAATCGTACTGGAAGTCAATCAAACGGCGCTGGATTCCGGAAACCTGCGTTTGGAAGAGGTTGTTGGAAAATCCTTTTGGGAAACGTATTGGTGGCAGATTTCACCTCATACAATGGAGCAGCTCAGAGAGTCGATTGCCTTGGCAAGGGAAGGGCACTTTGTTCATTATGAAGTCGATCATTTCGGAAAAAACAGGACGGTTATTACCGTAGATTTTTCCATCAATCCCATTGTCAATGATGAAGGAAAGGTCGTTCTTCTGCTTATGGAAGGGCACGATATTACCGAAAAAAAACGTACTCGGGCCGCGCTTATCGAAAGTGAGCAACGGTTTCGGGACATTGCCGAAAATGTAGATGAGCTTTTTTGGATTTGCCCCGTCGATGAATTCAGGTTTCTTTACATGAACTTTGCCTATGAGCGCCTCTCCGGAAAAAGTCGGGAGAGTCTGTATGAAAATTCCCTTTCCTTCCTGGATTTTGTGTTGGAGGAAGATCGGGAGGCTATAAAAAATCTATCCCGCACTGACCTTAACCCTATTAGAAGTCCTGAATTTAGGGTCAAGAATAAGGAGGGGGAAATACGCTGGCTTTCAGGACGTATTTTTATCATTCGGGATGAGTTTGGAAACGCTCGGCGTCGGATCGGCATTGCCAGCGACATTACCTCCCAAAAAGAAAAAGAATTCCTGCTGACCGATCTGTTGGACAAAGAAAAAGAGCTGAATCAACTGAAATCTCAATTTGTTGCTTTTGTATCGCATGAATTCAGAACCCCACTCACGACCATTCAGTCCAGCATTGAGTTAATGGAACATTACCTTTTTCAGGCAGAGGAAAGCAAGTTGAGCCCGACGATTGCCTCGAAGGTGAAGCACCATGTTTCTGTGATTCACTCCAAAATTTGCTTTTTTGCAGATTTACTGACAGATACGCTGACGATCAATCAAATAGAGGCAGGCAAAATATCGTTTCGCCCCTGTTTAATGGATATTGCGGCCTTTACGCAGAAACTGCTTATGGAGTATTTTCACGACCGTCCGGATGGTCGGCAGGTGGACTTGGAACTTACCGGCCGGCCCGTGCTCGTTGCCGTTGATGAAAAACTCATGACCCGTATCCTGATCAATCTGCTTTCAAACGCCTTTAAGTTTTCACAGACCAATCCTGTACTTCGACTTTTATACGAAGAGGATAAACTGAAAATTGAAATTACGGATCAGGGAATCGGCATTCCGGAGGAAGATATTCCCCGACTGTTCAACTCTTTTTTTCGGGCCGGCAATGTTGGCAAAATCGCAGGAACAGGCCTTGGCTTGCAGATTACCCGGCAATTGGTGGAATTGCACAGCGGCGTTATCAGCGTAAACAGTCAGCAGAATGTTGGCACAACTATGACGATTGTTTTACCTTTAGCGAATGAAAAATAG